One part of the Sphingopyxis sp. PAMC25046 genome encodes these proteins:
- a CDS encoding chemotaxis protein CheW has product MMEKLYLVARIADTRVALRSRAIHSVVAVGIPVEVPGAPPHVAGLFALRSRVFTLIDPHVVIGLAAVPVAPGQRVIVVEVAEHGYALLADEIEDVCFIEAPETRITGKLLPGWARVADAVIEYDGASLLVVDPSNFISLPTLIAA; this is encoded by the coding sequence ATGATGGAAAAACTCTATCTCGTCGCGCGCATCGCCGACACGCGCGTGGCGCTCCGCAGTCGTGCGATCCATTCGGTCGTCGCCGTCGGCATCCCGGTCGAGGTGCCCGGAGCGCCGCCGCATGTCGCGGGCCTTTTTGCGTTGCGCAGCCGCGTCTTCACGCTCATCGATCCACATGTCGTCATCGGCCTTGCCGCGGTGCCCGTGGCGCCGGGGCAGCGGGTGATCGTCGTCGAAGTCGCGGAGCATGGCTATGCGCTGCTCGCCGACGAAATCGAGGATGTCTGTTTTATCGAGGCGCCCGAGACGCGCATCACCGGCAAGCTGCTTCCCGGCTGGGCGCGCGTCGCCGACGCTGTGATCGAATATGACGGCGCGTCGCTGCTCGTCGTCGACCCATCCAACTTTATCTCGCTGCCCACCTTAATTGCCGCATGA
- a CDS encoding response regulator produces the protein MSKSCLVVDDSKVIRKVARHILESMSFAVEEAADGQEALTFCRANRPDVILLDWNMPVMSGMEFLGAFNDLDYGHHERPRVVFCTTENSIDHIRAAIEAGADEYVMKPFDRETLEGKLQLVGIA, from the coding sequence ATGTCGAAATCTTGTCTGGTCGTCGATGACAGCAAAGTCATTCGCAAGGTCGCGCGCCATATCCTTGAAAGCATGTCCTTTGCAGTCGAGGAGGCGGCCGACGGGCAAGAGGCGCTGACCTTCTGCCGCGCCAATCGGCCCGATGTGATCCTGCTCGACTGGAACATGCCGGTGATGAGCGGCATGGAGTTTCTCGGCGCGTTCAACGATCTCGATTATGGGCATCACGAGCGGCCGCGCGTCGTCTTCTGCACCACCGAAAACAGCATCGACCATATCCGCGCCGCGATCGAGGCGGGCGCCGACGAATATGTGATGAAGCCGTTCGACCGCGAAACGCTGGAAGGAAAATTGCAGCTCGTCGGCATCGCTTGA
- a CDS encoding lytic transglycosylase domain-containing protein — MAGMISLSRISRLALAASLLVPTVAHASELTPEQMAWYRAQMGLASVSGPPPSPNSVGDAVMEWRRLTANTGASFDQLSRFLMANRGWPDAEKLRTRAEKAISLDSYDPQRTLAYFQSYPPQTASGQLRYALALNAAGRREDANAAVRRAWTSGPLDDYETSRALSMFPGAITPADHDVRMDKLLWLGATAAASRQLAYTSPAQRSIFAARLAMRSGAVDAAFQAAAVESANPSLTRTDPGYITAKATWLRASGRAGEARALLAAPRSLAKPPTDAEEWLETLLTNARLADSGGDKLTAYNIARQLDDALPPGTVVRETPLGVRDDYTSLAWLAGQLALNDLRRPAEAARHFRAYGEAARSAQTRTKGFYWAGRAALAAGDRTSANAHFTDAAQHYDQFYGQLSLERLNRPQPKPTPDPTIAVSSAERRAFEDDRLVRAARALGEIGAWREQSAFLRALAQQASSPADHVLAGQLAKQIGRPDLGVMIGRSAQANSLDAVEVSGFPTVRVPSGHESNWTFIHAITRQESQFDRAAISHAGARGMMQLMPSTAREVAGKLGMSYDAGSLTSDTNYNMTLGSTYFQQMLRYFGGSYPLAVAAYNAGPGNVNKWLRANGDPRTGSIEMLDWIEAIPIFETKNYVQRVLENAVVYDTLRDGGTARTKAPLSFYLGKRTPG; from the coding sequence ATGGCCGGTATGATCTCGCTGTCCCGTATCTCCCGCCTCGCGCTCGCCGCGTCTCTTCTCGTCCCCACCGTCGCTCATGCGAGCGAACTTACCCCCGAACAAATGGCCTGGTATCGCGCCCAGATGGGGCTCGCGTCGGTATCGGGGCCGCCGCCGTCGCCCAATTCGGTCGGCGACGCGGTGATGGAATGGCGCCGCCTGACAGCGAACACCGGTGCGTCGTTCGACCAGCTTTCGCGCTTTCTGATGGCGAACCGCGGCTGGCCCGATGCCGAAAAACTGCGCACGCGCGCAGAGAAAGCGATCTCGCTCGACAGCTATGATCCGCAGCGCACCCTCGCCTATTTCCAGTCCTATCCGCCGCAGACCGCGAGCGGGCAGCTTCGCTACGCGCTCGCGCTCAACGCGGCGGGCCGGCGCGAGGACGCCAATGCCGCGGTCCGCCGCGCGTGGACGAGCGGGCCGCTCGACGATTATGAAACGAGCCGCGCGCTTAGCATGTTCCCCGGCGCGATCACCCCCGCCGACCATGATGTGCGCATGGACAAGCTGCTGTGGCTCGGCGCGACCGCGGCGGCGAGCCGCCAGCTCGCCTACACCTCGCCCGCCCAGCGCAGCATCTTCGCGGCGCGGCTCGCGATGCGCAGCGGCGCGGTCGACGCGGCCTTTCAGGCGGCGGCGGTCGAAAGCGCGAACCCGTCGCTGACGCGCACCGACCCGGGCTATATCACCGCCAAGGCGACCTGGCTGCGCGCGTCGGGCCGCGCCGGCGAAGCGCGCGCGCTGCTCGCCGCGCCGCGGTCGCTGGCCAAACCCCCGACCGACGCCGAGGAATGGCTGGAAACCTTGCTCACCAACGCGCGGCTTGCCGATTCGGGCGGCGACAAGCTGACCGCTTATAATATCGCGCGGCAGCTCGACGACGCGCTGCCGCCCGGCACTGTCGTTCGCGAAACCCCGCTCGGCGTGCGCGACGATTATACGTCGCTCGCATGGCTCGCCGGACAGCTCGCGCTGAACGACTTGCGCCGCCCGGCCGAGGCGGCGCGGCATTTTCGCGCCTATGGCGAAGCCGCGCGCTCGGCGCAGACGCGTACCAAGGGCTTTTACTGGGCGGGCCGCGCGGCACTGGCAGCGGGCGACCGCACCAGCGCGAACGCGCATTTCACCGATGCGGCGCAGCATTACGACCAATTCTACGGCCAGCTCTCGCTCGAGCGGCTGAACCGCCCGCAGCCCAAACCGACGCCGGATCCGACGATCGCGGTCAGCAGCGCCGAACGCCGCGCGTTCGAGGACGACCGGCTGGTGCGCGCCGCGCGCGCGCTCGGCGAGATCGGCGCATGGCGCGAACAGTCGGCGTTCCTGCGCGCGCTCGCGCAACAGGCGAGTTCGCCCGCCGACCATGTGCTCGCCGGGCAGCTTGCCAAGCAGATCGGGCGCCCCGACCTCGGCGTGATGATCGGCCGCAGCGCGCAGGCGAACAGCCTCGACGCGGTCGAGGTGTCGGGCTTCCCGACGGTGCGCGTGCCGTCGGGCCACGAAAGCAACTGGACCTTCATCCACGCGATCACGCGGCAGGAAAGCCAGTTCGACCGCGCCGCGATCAGCCATGCCGGCGCACGCGGCATGATGCAGCTGATGCCCAGCACCGCGCGCGAAGTCGCGGGCAAGCTGGGGATGAGCTATGACGCGGGGTCGCTGACCAGCGACACCAATTACAATATGACCTTGGGGTCGACCTATTTCCAGCAGATGCTGCGCTATTTCGGCGGCAGCTATCCGCTCGCGGTCGCGGCCTATAACGCCGGCCCCGGCAATGTGAACAAATGGCTGCGCGCCAATGGCGATCCGCGCACCGGATCGATCGAAATGCTCGACTGGATCGAGGCGATCCCGATCTTCGAGACGAAGAATTATGTGCAGCGCGTGCTCGAAAATGCGGTGGTCTATGACACACTGCGCGACGGCGGCACGGCGCGGACGAAGGCCCCGCTGAGCTTCTACCTCGGCAAGCGCACGCCGGGGTAA
- a CDS encoding CheR family methyltransferase, with the protein MMGGSASESAYRVLMGVLESRTGQTLSPNRIWRIEMSLKPVMQRHGIADLDALVAALVTSTSRALLDDTVDAMLNNETYFYREYSVFDDITATALEQIREINKLRRRLTIWHCGVSTGQEAYSMAMLIAEQGAKWAGWQVDIVGTDVSHHAIGRARVGLYTQFEIQRGLPVQRMVRWFDQTEGGWLAKADLRRRIDFSVQNMLTDRPPLASPADLIFCRNLLLYFSAPMRQKAFARLRAMAAPQSFLVLGAGETVLGQTDQFVASPRLRGLYEPADQQVRRPDSRSIAA; encoded by the coding sequence ATGATGGGGGGCAGCGCGAGTGAATCGGCCTATCGCGTCCTGATGGGGGTGCTCGAATCACGCACGGGCCAGACGCTTTCGCCAAACCGCATCTGGCGGATCGAAATGTCGCTCAAGCCCGTGATGCAGCGGCATGGCATCGCCGATCTCGACGCACTGGTCGCCGCGCTCGTCACCTCGACCAGCCGGGCGCTGCTCGACGACACCGTCGACGCCATGCTCAACAACGAGACCTATTTCTATCGCGAATACAGCGTTTTCGACGATATAACTGCGACAGCGCTCGAACAGATTCGCGAGATCAACAAGCTACGCCGCCGGCTGACGATCTGGCATTGCGGGGTGTCGACGGGGCAGGAAGCCTATTCGATGGCGATGCTGATCGCCGAACAGGGCGCGAAATGGGCCGGGTGGCAGGTCGACATCGTCGGCACCGACGTCAGCCATCATGCGATCGGCCGCGCGCGCGTCGGCCTCTATACCCAGTTCGAGATTCAGCGCGGGCTGCCCGTCCAGCGGATGGTGCGCTGGTTCGACCAGACCGAGGGCGGCTGGCTCGCCAAGGCCGACCTTCGGCGCCGGATCGACTTTTCGGTGCAGAATATGCTCACCGACCGGCCGCCGCTGGCGAGTCCGGCCGACCTCATTTTCTGCCGCAACCTGCTACTCTATTTTTCGGCACCGATGCGCCAGAAAGCCTTCGCGCGGCTGCGCGCGATGGCGGCGCCGCAGAGCTTCCTCGTCCTCGGCGCCGGCGAAACGGTGCTCGGCCAGACCGACCAGTTCGTCGCAAGCCCGCGCCTGCGCGGCCTCTACGAGCCCGCCGATCAGCAGGTCCGCCGGCCCGATTCGCGCTCGATCGCCGCCTGA
- a CDS encoding N-acetylmuramoyl-L-alanine amidase, whose amino-acid sequence MSDFIERWSPNFDERSLPISMIILHYTGMKTGAEAIDWLANPEAKVSAHYVVSEDGQITHMVPEDKRAWHAGKSHWRGVSDINSASVGIEIVNPGHEWGYVPFPDPQVASVVRLVHMIKDRHAITRGNVVGHSDIAPTRKQDPGELFPWEELARRRLALPRPTKKLTDPLWTDAGFLLALERFGYDVTDGFAATVAFQRRFRPELIDGTIDGECRAILLALLLPQPEGN is encoded by the coding sequence ATGAGCGATTTTATCGAACGCTGGTCTCCCAATTTCGACGAGCGTTCGCTGCCCATTTCGATGATCATTCTCCACTATACCGGCATGAAGACCGGCGCCGAAGCCATTGATTGGCTTGCCAATCCCGAGGCGAAGGTGTCCGCGCACTATGTCGTCAGCGAAGACGGCCAGATCACCCATATGGTGCCCGAGGACAAGCGCGCCTGGCACGCCGGCAAATCGCACTGGCGCGGGGTCAGCGACATCAATTCGGCGAGCGTCGGGATCGAGATCGTCAATCCGGGGCACGAATGGGGCTATGTGCCCTTTCCCGACCCGCAAGTCGCTTCGGTCGTCCGCCTCGTCCACATGATCAAGGACCGCCACGCGATCACCCGCGGCAATGTTGTTGGCCATTCGGATATTGCGCCGACGCGCAAGCAGGACCCGGGCGAGCTTTTCCCTTGGGAGGAACTCGCGCGCCGCCGCCTCGCGCTGCCGCGCCCGACAAAGAAGCTCACCGATCCCTTGTGGACCGACGCGGGTTTCCTGCTCGCGCTCGAACGCTTCGGCTATGACGTGACCGACGGCTTCGCGGCGACGGTGGCGTTCCAGCGCCGCTTTCGCCCCGAACTGATCGACGGCACGATCGACGGCGAATGCCGCGCGATCCTCCTCGCGCTGCTGTTGCCGCAGCCCGAAGGCAATTGA
- the smpB gene encoding SsrA-binding protein SmpB yields MARPQSAAEFDKKKVVAENRRARFDYAIEQVFEAGIALQGTEVKSLRFGEGTIAESYAEVTGGEVWLINANIPEFSHGNRFNHEPKRPRKLLLNWREINKLHAGVMRQGMTLVPLSVYFNSRGRAKVELALAKGKKAHDKRESIKERDWKRDKQRLMKDRG; encoded by the coding sequence ATGGCCCGTCCGCAGTCCGCCGCCGAATTCGACAAGAAGAAAGTCGTCGCCGAGAACCGGCGCGCGCGCTTCGACTATGCCATCGAGCAGGTGTTCGAGGCCGGCATCGCGCTGCAGGGCACCGAAGTGAAGTCGCTCCGTTTCGGCGAAGGCACGATTGCCGAAAGCTATGCCGAGGTGACCGGCGGCGAGGTGTGGCTGATCAACGCCAACATCCCCGAATTCAGCCACGGCAACCGCTTCAACCACGAGCCGAAGCGCCCGCGCAAGCTGCTGCTCAACTGGCGCGAGATCAACAAGCTGCACGCCGGCGTGATGCGTCAGGGCATGACGCTCGTCCCGCTGAGCGTTTATTTCAACAGTCGCGGCCGCGCGAAGGTCGAGCTCGCGCTCGCCAAGGGCAAGAAGGCGCACGACAAGCGCGAGTCGATCAAGGAACGCGACTGGAAGCGCGACAAGCAGCGGCTGATGAAGGACCGCGGATGA
- the dapA gene encoding 4-hydroxy-tetrahydrodipicolinate synthase, translating to MFSGSIPALVTPFRDGAFDAPAFARLVDWQIKEGTSALVPCGTTGESPTLGFDEHYQVIDTCIQAAAGRVPVIAGCGSNDTATAIRHMRHAQAAGATAALVVAPYYNRPSQEGMIAHFRALADASDLPIVVYNVPGRTVADISAETMCKLAEIESVVAIKDASGDLARVTVHRAGAGADFCQLSGNDDLWLPHAVMGGVGCISVTANVAPRLCADFAAACAAGDWERALTLHDRLFDLHKAMFSDTSPGPVKYALSRLHDWFSPEVRLPIIPACGASRAAVDAALSAAGVI from the coding sequence ATGTTTTCGGGTTCGATTCCCGCCTTGGTGACGCCATTCCGCGATGGGGCGTTCGACGCGCCCGCCTTCGCGCGCCTCGTGGACTGGCAGATCAAAGAGGGCACCAGCGCGCTGGTCCCGTGCGGAACGACCGGCGAGAGCCCGACGCTCGGCTTCGACGAACATTATCAGGTCATCGACACCTGCATTCAGGCCGCGGCGGGGCGCGTGCCCGTGATCGCCGGCTGCGGGTCGAACGACACCGCGACCGCGATCCGCCACATGCGCCACGCGCAGGCCGCCGGCGCGACCGCTGCGCTCGTCGTGGCGCCCTATTACAACCGGCCGAGCCAGGAGGGGATGATCGCGCATTTCCGGGCGCTCGCCGATGCGAGCGACCTGCCGATCGTCGTCTACAACGTCCCCGGCCGTACCGTCGCCGACATCAGCGCCGAGACGATGTGCAAGCTCGCCGAAATCGAGAGCGTCGTCGCGATCAAGGACGCGAGCGGCGACCTCGCGCGCGTGACGGTGCACCGCGCGGGCGCCGGAGCCGACTTCTGCCAGCTTTCGGGCAACGATGATCTCTGGCTCCCGCACGCGGTCATGGGCGGCGTGGGCTGCATCTCGGTCACCGCCAATGTCGCCCCGCGCCTCTGCGCCGATTTCGCTGCCGCCTGCGCCGCCGGGGACTGGGAGCGCGCGCTGACGCTGCACGACCGGCTGTTCGATCTCCACAAGGCGATGTTCTCCGACACCTCGCCCGGGCCGGTCAAATATGCGCTGTCGCGGCTCCATGACTGGTTTTCGCCCGAAGTACGCCTACCTATCATCCCGGCGTGCGGCGCATCGCGCGCCGCCGTCGACGCCGCATTGTCCGCGGCAGGAGTGATTTAA
- the greB gene encoding transcription elongation factor GreB, whose product MAGDKTNIISPAGYAALRAEYDTLLGDERPKLVEVISWAAGNGDRSENGDYIYGRKRLREIDRRLGFLARRMKAARVVDPADQPDKSRIWFGATVELADDDDARRVVTLVGDDEAEAGEGRIGWNSPLARALRGAAVGDLRTVQLPAGPKEWEVMAVGYPVN is encoded by the coding sequence ATGGCGGGGGACAAGACCAACATCATCAGCCCGGCGGGCTATGCCGCGCTGCGGGCTGAATATGACACGCTGCTGGGCGACGAGCGGCCCAAGCTGGTCGAGGTGATCAGCTGGGCTGCGGGCAACGGCGACCGCAGCGAGAATGGCGACTATATCTATGGGCGCAAGCGGCTGCGCGAGATCGACCGGCGCCTGGGCTTTCTTGCCCGGCGCATGAAGGCGGCGCGCGTCGTCGACCCCGCCGACCAACCCGACAAGAGCCGCATCTGGTTTGGCGCGACGGTCGAGCTTGCCGACGACGACGATGCGCGGCGCGTCGTCACATTGGTGGGCGATGACGAGGCCGAAGCTGGCGAAGGCCGGATCGGCTGGAACAGCCCGCTCGCCCGCGCGTTGCGCGGCGCGGCGGTGGGCGATCTGCGCACCGTGCAGCTTCCCGCCGGGCCGAAGGAATGGGAAGTGATGGCGGTCGGCTATCCGGTGAATTGA
- a CDS encoding chemotaxis protein CheB — protein MLVDDSLVVRSILERIVDQRAGLKICASVASAHDALDYLSREPVDVVVLDVEMPGMNGIDALPHILERAEKARVLILSSNCVEGGPAAIEALALGASDTLAKPGRGSFSGRFAEVLTERIMTLGHRQDHPAPVPVAERQAPAPVALAIDTDQPIECIAVAASTGGIPAFTNFLAHLDPRISAPILLTQHLPDAFMEFYAKQIGTMTARRVRVAEAGMAIEPNSIYLAPGDAHLIVVESGRRREIALDHRPVDNGCCPSADPMLDSVAEIYGKGGIAVILSGMGRDGALGAGRLKDAGGTIFAQAPESCVIWGMPGAVAKSGIAAATLNPDAIALMLGSFLSGRSKS, from the coding sequence ATGCTTGTCGACGACAGCCTTGTCGTCCGCAGCATCCTCGAACGGATCGTCGATCAGCGGGCGGGGCTCAAGATTTGCGCTTCGGTCGCCTCGGCGCATGACGCGCTCGACTATCTCTCGCGCGAGCCCGTCGATGTCGTCGTGCTTGACGTCGAAATGCCGGGAATGAACGGCATCGACGCGCTGCCGCATATATTGGAACGCGCCGAAAAGGCCCGCGTGCTCATCCTCTCGTCGAACTGCGTCGAGGGTGGCCCGGCAGCGATCGAGGCGCTCGCGCTCGGGGCCAGCGACACGCTCGCCAAACCCGGGCGCGGCAGCTTTTCGGGACGCTTCGCCGAGGTGCTGACCGAACGGATCATGACGCTCGGCCACCGGCAGGATCATCCGGCGCCGGTGCCGGTCGCCGAACGCCAAGCGCCGGCGCCCGTCGCGCTCGCGATCGATACCGACCAGCCGATCGAGTGCATCGCGGTCGCTGCGTCGACCGGCGGCATTCCCGCCTTCACCAATTTCCTCGCGCACCTCGATCCGCGGATCAGCGCGCCGATCCTGCTGACCCAGCATCTGCCCGACGCGTTCATGGAATTTTATGCCAAGCAGATCGGAACGATGACGGCACGCCGGGTGCGCGTCGCGGAAGCGGGGATGGCGATCGAGCCGAACTCTATCTATCTCGCGCCCGGCGACGCGCATCTGATCGTCGTCGAGAGCGGCCGCCGCCGCGAAATCGCGCTCGATCACCGCCCCGTCGACAATGGTTGCTGCCCGTCCGCTGACCCGATGCTTGATTCGGTCGCCGAAATCTATGGCAAGGGCGGTATCGCCGTGATCTTGAGCGGTATGGGCCGCGACGGCGCGCTCGGCGCGGGGCGGTTGAAGGATGCGGGCGGAACGATCTTCGCGCAGGCGCCCGAAAGCTGCGTGATCTGGGGCATGCCGGGCGCGGTGGCGAAGTCGGGCATCGCCGCGGCAACGCTCAACCCCGACGCGATCGCGCTGATGCTCGGCAGCTTCCTGTCCGGAAGGAGCAAGTCATGA
- a CDS encoding chemotaxis protein CheW produces the protein MDDLLNDFLAETAEILAEAGGAIVAWEADPADRAQLDAIFRFVHTIKGSSGFLALPRVTALSHAAEDALDQVRRGNRAANAALVTGVLGILDRLNELCAALGQDGTEPAGDDRDVIGALAERGADEDAPREIAGVPLRREDDLGADLQGWRSIRVPLPLLDSVMTGVTDIVLARNEFARMLRESGADLSLIASFDRLSDSIAGMRQSVSQMRMQRIDKLFAPLPRIVRDLAQELGKKIAFQTSGGEVELDREMMENIRDPLIHIVRNAIDHGVEPLEERVAAGKEITATISVSARQSGNQIEIEIRDDGRGLSPDALAAKAIAARLVTATEARGLEPKEKLELIFRPGFSTAAKVTAISGRGVGMDIVKANVEKIGGIVELRNDEGRGLTILLRVPMTLTIISGLMVRAAGQYFAIPRGAVREILLESGDTVRIDRVGGGELATVRGEQYPLLRLETILGRGRHDGDDVDDRALVIVRPGQGQSYALSVAAIHDHEELVIKPAAPMIMATGLYAGTTLPDNGRPVLLLDVQGLLAAAAVDANEAGRRHDRAAEAEAEAVAARNAAQLLLFRDTNARIRGIRLSVIERVEEVPVSALFESAGRIQAQIGDEIFAVHAAALPESEGTLKLLRLYDGRAVLCYPIAEVIDIVRLPDAVQPSAAPGLIAGVVLVGGEPVELVDPFWLMEQYAERAAAVPTPRQPVCRLADDRDGWGDNFLAPILRSAGYRVIADGDPSDEAVDVLLCLTRDGEICPHIECDVPVIRLRTSIAATGPEDESVYRYDRQALLDAMRRSVGGAGQ, from the coding sequence ATGGACGATCTGCTGAACGACTTTTTGGCCGAAACGGCAGAAATCCTGGCGGAAGCGGGTGGGGCGATCGTTGCGTGGGAGGCGGATCCCGCCGACCGCGCGCAACTCGACGCGATTTTCCGCTTTGTGCATACGATCAAGGGCAGTTCGGGCTTCCTCGCTCTGCCGCGGGTCACGGCGTTGTCGCACGCTGCCGAAGACGCGCTCGATCAAGTGCGCCGCGGCAACCGCGCCGCGAACGCTGCGCTCGTCACGGGCGTGCTCGGCATCCTCGACCGGCTGAACGAGCTGTGCGCGGCGCTTGGACAGGATGGAACCGAACCGGCGGGCGACGACCGCGACGTCATCGGCGCGCTCGCCGAACGCGGGGCGGACGAAGATGCCCCGCGCGAAATCGCGGGCGTTCCGTTGCGCCGGGAGGACGATCTTGGTGCCGACCTGCAGGGCTGGCGATCGATCCGCGTCCCGCTGCCGCTGCTCGACAGCGTGATGACGGGTGTCACCGACATCGTGCTCGCGCGCAACGAATTCGCTCGGATGCTGCGCGAATCAGGAGCCGACCTGTCGCTGATCGCTTCGTTCGACCGCCTGTCCGATTCGATCGCGGGAATGCGGCAGTCGGTCAGCCAGATGCGGATGCAGCGGATCGACAAATTGTTCGCGCCGCTGCCGCGTATCGTCCGCGATCTGGCGCAGGAATTGGGCAAGAAGATCGCCTTCCAGACGAGCGGCGGCGAAGTCGAACTCGATCGCGAAATGATGGAGAATATCCGCGATCCGCTGATCCACATTGTCCGCAACGCGATCGACCACGGCGTCGAACCGCTCGAGGAGCGCGTCGCTGCGGGCAAGGAGATTACGGCGACCATTTCGGTGTCGGCGCGCCAGTCGGGCAATCAGATCGAAATCGAAATCCGCGATGACGGCCGCGGACTCTCTCCCGATGCGCTCGCCGCAAAGGCCATCGCGGCGCGTCTTGTGACCGCGACCGAGGCGCGTGGGCTGGAACCGAAGGAAAAGCTCGAACTGATCTTCCGACCCGGATTCTCGACCGCTGCGAAGGTCACCGCCATCTCTGGCCGCGGCGTTGGCATGGATATCGTCAAGGCGAATGTCGAAAAGATTGGCGGCATTGTTGAACTGCGTAACGACGAGGGCCGCGGACTGACGATCCTGCTTCGTGTGCCGATGACGCTGACGATCATCTCGGGCCTGATGGTGCGCGCGGCGGGGCAATATTTCGCGATTCCACGCGGCGCAGTGCGCGAGATCCTGCTCGAAAGCGGCGATACGGTGCGTATCGACCGCGTCGGCGGCGGCGAATTGGCGACGGTGCGCGGCGAGCAATATCCGTTGCTCCGCCTCGAAACCATACTCGGCCGGGGGCGCCATGATGGCGACGACGTCGATGATCGCGCGCTCGTTATCGTCCGGCCGGGGCAGGGGCAAAGCTATGCGCTCAGCGTCGCCGCGATCCACGATCATGAGGAACTGGTGATCAAGCCCGCCGCGCCGATGATCATGGCGACGGGGCTTTATGCCGGAACGACGCTCCCCGATAATGGTCGCCCGGTGCTGCTGCTCGACGTTCAGGGTCTGCTGGCCGCTGCCGCCGTCGATGCGAACGAAGCGGGGCGCAGGCACGACCGCGCCGCCGAAGCCGAAGCCGAGGCCGTCGCGGCGCGCAATGCCGCGCAGCTTCTGCTTTTCCGTGACACAAACGCCCGCATTCGCGGCATTCGCCTGTCGGTGATCGAACGGGTCGAGGAAGTGCCGGTGTCGGCCTTGTTCGAAAGCGCGGGGCGGATACAGGCCCAGATAGGCGACGAAATCTTCGCGGTGCATGCTGCGGCGCTGCCCGAGAGTGAAGGAACGCTGAAACTTCTCCGCCTCTACGACGGTCGGGCGGTGCTCTGTTACCCGATTGCTGAGGTGATCGACATCGTCCGGCTGCCCGACGCGGTGCAGCCGTCGGCGGCGCCTGGGCTGATCGCCGGCGTCGTGCTCGTCGGCGGCGAGCCGGTCGAACTCGTCGATCCCTTCTGGTTGATGGAGCAATATGCCGAACGCGCTGCCGCCGTCCCGACGCCGCGCCAGCCGGTCTGCCGTCTTGCCGACGATCGCGACGGCTGGGGCGACAATTTCCTCGCCCCGATCCTGCGCAGCGCCGGTTACCGGGTAATCGCGGACGGCGATCCGTCCGACGAGGCGGTGGACGTCCTCCTCTGCCTGACCCGAGACGGGGAAATCTGCCCGCATATCGAGTGCGATGTGCCGGTGATCCGCCTGCGCACGTCGATCGCCGCGACGGGGCCGGAGGACGAAAGCGTCTATCGTTACGACCGCCAGGCGCTGCTCGACGCGATGCGCCGCAGCGTGGGGGGAGCAGGTCAATGA
- a CDS encoding DUF2062 domain-containing protein produces MSGGKPKDKAAVMNWIRRNSPTREELLESRFIKPFAHRVAHSHLWRFTRTSVPRGTALGLFVGIFFLIPGVQILGVALLALPFRANIPIGAAMTFLSNPVTTPFIILASVWLGDWLFGLHANSATFSAMIEHGASAGEWVRWVFSDAAPAMLAGLFVISVVSAAVGYVLATLFWDNWIRLRWRRKLARARDQRLEASTSDTAAG; encoded by the coding sequence ATGAGCGGCGGCAAACCCAAGGATAAGGCGGCGGTGATGAACTGGATCCGCCGCAACTCGCCGACGCGCGAGGAGCTGCTCGAAAGCCGCTTCATCAAGCCTTTTGCCCACCGGGTCGCGCATAGCCATTTGTGGCGCTTTACGCGCACCTCGGTGCCGCGCGGAACCGCGCTCGGGCTGTTCGTCGGCATTTTCTTCCTGATCCCCGGCGTGCAGATATTGGGCGTCGCGCTGCTCGCGCTGCCCTTCCGCGCGAACATTCCGATCGGCGCGGCGATGACTTTCCTCTCGAACCCGGTGACGACGCCCTTCATCATCCTTGCCTCGGTGTGGCTCGGCGACTGGCTCTTCGGACTCCACGCCAACAGCGCGACCTTTTCGGCGATGATCGAGCATGGCGCGTCGGCGGGCGAATGGGTGCGCTGGGTGTTTTCGGATGCGGCGCCCGCGATGCTTGCGGGGCTGTTCGTGATCTCGGTCGTCTCGGCGGCGGTGGGCTATGTGCTTGCGACGCTGTTCTGGGACAATTGGATTCGCCTCCGCTGGCGGCGCAAGCTGGCGCGCGCACGCGACCAACGACTTGAGGCATCGACGAGCGACACGGCCGCCGGTTGA